One region of Labrus mixtus chromosome 1, fLabMix1.1, whole genome shotgun sequence genomic DNA includes:
- the cers3a gene encoding ceramide synthase 2: MFDTLYEWFWWDRIWLPVNLTWSDLEDGEGRVYAKASHLYVTIPYALTCLLIRYLFERWIATPLALSAGIKQRVHLRTEHVPILEHYYTCQSRSPAQADIDGLSKKSSLSVRQVERWFRRRRSQDRPGVLKKFTEASWRFVFYLLAFLGGIAALYDKEWFYDTREVWTGFPRQSMLQSQYWYYILEMSFYASLLFSVTFDVKRKDFKEQIIHHLATLVLLSFSWCVNYIRIGTLVMLVHDASDVLLESAKLFNYAKWENTCKTLFVLFAVVFIVTRLVIFPFWLIHCTWVYPVHHYPAFFGYYFFNVMLVVLLCLHVFWAYLILRMIKKFIFGTLTRDERSDGEDEEEEESVPSEDEGEGQHKLGNGRAMDEKEDKNGCFGSLSPPENICWSKTVC, from the exons ATGTTTGACACGCTGTATGAGTGGTTCTGGTGGGACAGAATCTGGCTGCCTGTAAACCTGACGTGGTCCGACTTGGAGGACGGGGAGGGACGCGTCTACGCCAAAGCCTCACATCTATATGTCACTATTCCCTACGCCCTCACCTGCTTACTCATCAGATACCTGTTTGAGAG GTGGATAGCCACACCGTTAGCTTTGTCTGCTGGGATCAAACAGAGAGTCCACCTGAGAACAGAACATGTCCCCATCCTGGAGCATTACTACACCTGTCAGAGCAGAAGTCCTGCTCAG GCAGACATTGACGGGCTGTCCAAGAAGAGCAGTTTGTCAGTGAGACAGGTGGAGCGATGGTTCAGGAGGAGAAGATCTCAGGACCGTCCGGGAGTCCTCAAGAAGTTCACAGaggccag TTGGAGGTTTGTCTTCTACCTGTTGGCGTTCCTGGGTGGAATAGCAGCTCTGTATGAT AAAGAATGGTTCTATGACACCAGGGAAGTGTGGACTGGATTTCCTAGGCAG TCCATGCTGCAGTCTCAGTACTGGTATTATATCCTGGAGATGAGCTTCTACGCCTCTCTTCTCTTCAGCGTTACCTTTGATGTCAAGAGAAAG GACTTTAAGGAGCAGATTATCCACCACCTGGCTACGCTGGTCCTTTTATCATTCTCCTGGTGCGTCAACTACATCCGGATCGGGACTCTGGTCATGCTGGTTCATGATGCCTCTGATGTTTTACTGGAG TCTGCAAAGTTATTTAACTACGCCAAATGGGAGAACACCTGCAAAactctctttgttctgtttgctGTGGTGTTTATAGTGACACGACTCGTCATTTTCCCATTCTg GCTGATCCACTGTACCTGGGTGTATCCTGTTCACCATTACCCGGCTTTCTTTGGTTACTACTTTTTCAATGTGATGTTGGTGGTGCTCCTCTGTCTGCACGTGTTCTGGGCCTATCTCATCCTCCGCATGATCAAAAAGTTCATATTTGGCACA CTGACCAGAGATGAGAGGAGTGAcggtgaagatgaagaagaggaggagagcgtCCCATCAGAGGATGAAGGTGAGGGACAGCACAAGCTCGGTAATGGACGGGCGATGGATGAGAAGGAAGACAAAAACGGCTGCTTTGGGTCTTTGTCTCCACCAGAGAACATCTGCTGGTCGAAGACGGTGTGCTGA